In Mixophyes fleayi isolate aMixFle1 chromosome 4, aMixFle1.hap1, whole genome shotgun sequence, the following proteins share a genomic window:
- the PARP16 gene encoding protein mono-ADP-ribosyltransferase PARP16 — protein sequence MVEHIIARDPLAADLKCSLFVSALKSYKRDSVLRPFPAFYASEQYKDFDALIADTNTLPSLQEIIQNKSEIDEKIFDLLRWILSDKLFTIKCLKKEKFEDFQALPGSPSLALPTPDFLFEIEYCEKLSAQFQETRGQRDVMYALHGSRLENFHSILHNGLHCHLNKTSLFGEGTYLTSDLSLALLYSPHGHGWSRSILGPVLSCVAVCEMIDHPDVKCQAKKKDSFEIDRKRARARNSEGGEVPQKYFVVTNNQLLRVKYLLVYSQEQPQRRSRQPSWFSSHRFAILMTLYLLVLILIGLSNSKTFTQHWNRLLSWRP from the exons ATGGTCGAGCACATCATTGCCAGGGATCCACTAGCGGCGGATTTGAAATGCAGCCTCTTCGTGTCTGCCTTAAAGAGCTACAAAAGAGACTCTGTATTAAGGCCGTTTCCTGCCTTCTATGCCAGTGAGCAGTATAAAGATTTTGATGCCTTG ATTGCAGACACAAACACCTTGCCCAGTCTGCAGGAAATCATCCAAAACAAGTCAGAAATAGATGAAAAAATCTTTGATCTGCTGAGATGGATTTTATCAGACAAACTTTTCACCATCAAATGCCTTAAGAAGGAGAAG TTTGAGGATTTCCAAGCCTTGCCAGGCTCTCCCAGTCTTGCTCTGCCCACTCCTGACTTCCTGTTTGAAATAGAATACTGCGAGAAGCTGAGCGCCCAGTTCCAGGAAACACGTGGCCAGAGGGATGTGATGTACGCCTTGCACGGAAGTCGCCTAGAGAACTTCCACTCCATCCTGCACAACGGCTTGCATTGCCACCTGAACAAG ACATCTTTGTTTGGAGAAGGCACGTACCTGACTAGTGACCTAAGTCTGGCTCTCCTTTATAGCCCCCATGGACATGGGTGGTCGCGTAGTATATTGGGCCCAGTGCTGAGCTGTGTAGCCGTGTGTGAGATGATAGATCACCCAGATGTAAAGTGCCAAGCCAAGAAAAAAG atTCTTTTGAAATCGATCGTAAACGAGCTAGAGCACGGAACAGTGAAGGTGGAGAGGTTCCACAGAAATACTTTGTGGTGACTAATAACCAGCTATTGCGAGTGAAATATCTCCTGGTATATTCTCAGGAGCAGCCTCAGAGAAG ATCCAGACAGCCATCATGGTTCTCAAGCCATCGTTTTGCCATCTTGATGACCCTATACCTGCTTGTACTGATTCTCATAGGTTTAAGCAATTCTAAGACTTTTACACAGCATTGGAACAGGCTCCTGAGCTGGAGGCCTTGA